The Cydia splendana chromosome 8, ilCydSple1.2, whole genome shotgun sequence genome contains a region encoding:
- the LOC134792845 gene encoding uncharacterized protein LOC134792845 has protein sequence MDYDNYDGKLTTAEPGVSMTALEEEIPSLTVASIIGVALVVLVAIAIVFVLGVLIDCRQQRLLDEKMGEMKRARSLRGRRAPEQDADDASIVNNEEAPPTSLPPAAMLRDVP, from the exons ATGGATTACGATAATTACGATGGAA AGCTGACGACGGCGGAGCCAGGAGTGTCGATGACAGCGCTGGAGGAGGAAATCCCGTCGCTGACGGTGGCGTCCATCATCGGCGTGGCGCTCGTGGTGCTCGTCGCCATCGCCATCGTCTTCGTGCTCGGAGTCCTCATCGACTGCCGACAACA ACGACTACTAGATGAAAAAATGGGTGAGATGAAACGTGCCAGGAGCTTGCGGGGCAGGCGTGCGCCTGAGCAAGACGCCGACGACGCCAGCATCGTCAACAACGAAGAGGCCCCGCCCACCAGCCTGCCGCCCGCCGCCATGCTTAGAGATGTGCCATGA